A genomic region of Cydia strobilella chromosome 12, ilCydStro3.1, whole genome shotgun sequence contains the following coding sequences:
- the LOC134746200 gene encoding essential MCU regulator, mitochondrial — MYISRLSRLLAQTKSLSKPEQIVQKRTATTTPTGAILPEPEKTPFGLLGIVCAVVPGLLIGAAISKNIANFLEENELFVPSDDDDDDD; from the coding sequence ATGTATATCTCACGACTGTCCAGACTTCTCGCACAGACCAAGAGTCTCTCGAAGCCGGAGCAGATAGTACAAAAAAGGACGGCAACGACCACCCCGACTGGTGCCATTCTTCCCGAGCCCGAGAAGACTCCATTTGGTCTTCTGGGTATTGTGTGTGCGGTAGTACCTGGTCTACTCATTGGAGCTGCCATTAGCAAAAATATAGCTAATTTCTTGGAAGAGAACGAGCTGTTCGTGCCCTCGGACGACGACGACGATGATGACTAG